The genomic window GCGACGGTAACGCCGGAGGTGCAGGCGCGCGCGCTCGCCGACATCGCACTGCTGACCGCGGTACTCGACAGCCCGGATTCATTCGAGCAGGCGAGGCAATCGCTGGCCATCGCACGAGAACTGGGCGAGCCGGCGTTGATTGCTCGGTCCCTGTTGGCGTGCGGCGCCGCTGCCGTCTACTACGCGGACACGGCGCGCGGCTACCTCACCGAAGCGATCGATCTGGCCCGGGAGGCCGGCGACAAGAGGCGATTGAGCCAATGCCTGTGGTTTCTGGCCAAAACCGCAGCCGCCGCCGGTGAACCACGCGCAGGGTTCGCGGCCGGTATCGAAGGACACCAGGTCGCCGAGGAGATCGGCGACCGAATCGTCTCTTTCATGTGCCGCTTCTGGGGCGTCGGCACCCCCTTGTGGCACCAGGGAAAGTTCGTCGAGGCTGTCGACCAGTTCCGTGCCCTGGCCAGCGAGGCCGAGGCCGCCCACGATCCCTACGGACAACTCGCGGCGCTGTCCCACCTGTCCTACACCTTGGCATACATGGGTGACACGCACGCCGCGCGCGAAGCCGCGACGGCTGCCGCCACGTTGGGCGCCGAGTTCGGCGGCTTCGTCGAAGGCATCGGATACGCGCCCTTGGCGAGGGCGGCGCTTGCCGCGGGCGACGTCGCCGCGGCCACGGACGCCAGCTAGATAGCGCGCCAGCGTTTCCTCGAACAGCCCGTGCCGGCCGCCGGCGTCAACCCGCTCGCCGAAGTCGCCCTCACCCACGGCGATCTGGCGATGGCCCGACGGTATGCCGACGAGGCCGTGCCCTTGTTGGGAGGCGTCGGTCGGGCGGTGGCGCTGGTCGCACGGGCCCGGGTGACCATCGCACAGGACGACTCCGAGCAAGCCGAACGCGACGCGCACGAGGCGCTGGCCGTGGCCGTCGCCGTCGACGCCCACATCGCAACGCCGGATGCCCTGGAATGCCTTGCCGCGGTGGCAAATGCCGCTACCAGCCACCGGCAAGCGGCCCGATTGCTCGGCGCCGCCGGCGCGCTACGACAGTCTATGAGAATCGTACGGTTCAAGGTGTACGACGCAAGCCATCAAATGATGATTACATCTCTCCGAGACGGCTTGGGCGACAGCGAGTTTGAGACCGCCTGGGCCGAGGGCGCGGGGTTGACTCTCGAGGCGGCGATCGCCTACGCACGGCGCGGGCGAGGGGAACGCAAACGGCCGGCCACCGGGTGGGGATCGTTGACGCCGGCTGAACTTGACGTCACGGAACTCGTCCGGCAGGGCCTTCCCAACAAAGACATCGCCACACGACTGTTCATCTCGCCGCGCACCGTGGCGACCCATCTCACCCACGTCTACACCAAACTGGGTCTCACCTCCCGGGTGCAGCTCGCCCAAGAAGCGGCCCGCCGCGGCTGACCCACGGCCACGGCCCTTGGCCCGAATCGACGGGGGACGTCGCCCCGACATATGTTCGCGGCGAACCGTTTCGGCTACACCCGTACTTGTCGAACAAGTAACCCGAATCGCCGGAGCTGATGACGCATGACGCCGCCGGTTTCCGAGCGCTGGCCAGCCGCCGGATCTATCGTGTCTTGGACCGTGGACGCCGGGAGGCTGAAAATGGATGGGACGCCCCTACGACGAGAAACTGAAGTATGAACGCACCGGCGACTAGTACCGCGGGACTCTGTCGGTGAGACCCGTACGCTTGAATAGGTGACCACTCGCTGCGCCGAATTGCCGGAGCTGCTCGCGCTGCTGGCCGATCGCCGGATCGCGGTGCTGACCGGCGCCGGAATGTCGACCGATTCCGGCATCCCCGACTACCGCGGCCCGGACTCGCCGCCCAGCAACCCGATGACCATCCGGCAGTTCACCTCGGATCCGGTATTCCGGCAACGATATTGGGCGCGCAACCATGTCGGCTGGCGGCACATGGACGACACCCTGCCGAATGCCGGCCATCGCGCGCTGGCCGCCCTCGAGGATGCCGGCGTAGTGATCGGCGTGATCACCCAGAACGTCGACCTGCTGCATACCAAGGCCGGCAGCCGAAACGTCATCAACCTGCACGGCACCTACGCACAGGTGGCCTGCCTGGGCTGCGGGCACACCATGAGCCGCGCCGCGCTGGCGGAGCAACTCGAGGCGCTCAACCCGGGATTCATCGAGTGCGCCGAGGCGATCGGCGGCCTTGCGGTGGCTCCCGACGCCGACGCCGTCGTCGCCGACACCGCGTCCTTCCGATACCTCGACTGCCCGCGCTGCGCCGGCACGCTCAAGCCCGACATCGTCTACTTCGGCGAAAGCGTCCCCAAAGCGACTGTGGCCGAGGCCTATTCATTGGTCGATGACGCCCAGGCGCTTTTGGTCGCGGGGTCGTCGCTGACGGTGTTCTCCGGCTATCGGTTCGTGCGCCACGCCGCAGCACTCGGCATCCCGGTCGCGATCGTCAACCGCGGACGCACCCGCGGCGACGAGTTGGCCACGGTGAAGGTCGACGGCGGCTGCTCGGAGCTGCTGACGCTGCTTGCCACCGAACTGACGGCGCCCGCGTTGCGCTAGAACGTGGAGGGCATGGCGCCAACGGCGTGCACGAAATTGCCCGCTACATACGCCGGTTCGCCGGCCCGAATGTCAGGCAGCTGGCGCAGCAGCTCCCCGAAGATCGCGCGCAGCTGTGCGCGCGCCACGTGCGCGCCGAGGCAGAAATGCAGTCCCCCGCCGCCGAACCCGACATGCGGATTGGGGCTGCGACTCAGGTCGAATCGCTCCGGGTGGTCGAACGCCTCGGTGTCCCAATTGCCGGATGCGTAGAACATCACCACCTTGTCTCCCGCGGTGATGGTCTGGCCACCCAGCTCGTAATCCCTTGTCGCGGTGCGGCGGAACGTCATCACCGGCGTGGCCCAGCGAATGAACTCCTCGACGGCGGTGCCGATGCGATTGTCGAAATCCTCTAGTAGCCATGCTCTTTGATCGGGGAAGTCGGTGAGCGCCTTCATCGCGTGACTGATCGTCTGGCGCGTGGTGTCGTTGCCCGCCACCGACAGCAGCACGAAGAACGCCGCGACCTCAGCATCGGTCAGGCGGTCGCCGTCCACCTCGGCGTGCACCAGGCGGCTGATCAAATCGTCCCCGGGCTGCTCGCGACGTTCCGCGGCAAGCGTGCCGACGACCTGGTGCAGGTAGATCTGTTGCTCGAAGATGACATCCAGCGCGGGCCGCCCCTGTAGGAAATCCGGATCCGCCCATGACACGAGGGCGTCGGTGGCGTGCGCCATGCGCTCCCGCTCGGAATCGGGGATGCCCACCATGTCCGAGAGTGTGCGGATCGGCAGCTCCTTGGCGCAGAGGTCGACGAAATCCGCACCGCTGCCGGCCGCACGGAGCTCGTCGACGATCGCCCTGGAGTTAGCCCGGATCGACTCCTCGATGCGACGTACCTGCCTGGGACTGAGCGCGGCATGGGCGAGCTTGCGCAGCTTGGTATGCCGCGGCGGGTCCATCGCCAGAAACGACTGCGAGGCCTCGAGCAGCTCCACCGGAATGCTCTCGAACATCACGCCCTGCCCGGAGATGAATGTCTCGTTGTCGCGGCTGACCGTGACGATGTCGTCGCGCCGGGTGACCGCCCAATAGCCCGGATCGCTGGGATCCGGCATCAGCGACTCTTCGACCGGCGGGTGCCAGCTCACCGGCCGTTCAGCGCGCAACTCGGTGAATGAGCGTTCCCGGTCGGCCGCCGTCGTGGACCAGAACGCCCGGGAGGACAGGTCGATCGGGTCGTACGCGCGGTGCCTGCCCGAGGTTTCGGTCGTCGTCATCGTTGGCCCTTCGTCACCCTTGACCGCCAGTCAAAACTGTGACCGACAGTATGCCTAGACAGTATGTCTAGTCAATATGTCAAAAGTTCGGTTATGCTCGGACGATGCCGTCCGTCACCCGCAAGCCGCTGGCCAAGCGGGAGAACGCGCGGCAGCAGCGGCGCGAGCAAATGGAGCGCCGGTTGCTCGACGCCACCGAGCGGCTGATGCGCGACGGCGCCAGTTTCACCGAGCTCAGCGTGGACCGGCTGTCGACCGAGGCCGGGATTTCGCGGGCCAGCTTCTACATCTACTTCGAGGACAAGGGTCATCTGCTGCGCCGGCTTGCCGGCCAGGTGTTCGCCGACCTGGCCGACAGCGCGGATCGCTGGTGGAAGGTGGCGGGGCGCCGCGATCCCGACGACGTCCGCGCGGCGATGACGAGTCTGGTCGCCAACTATCGGCGCCACCAACCGGTGCTCGTCGCGCTCAACGAGATGGCCGCCTACGACCCGGTCGTCGGCGCGACCTACCGCAACCTGTTGACGGCGATCACCGGCCGGTTGACCCGCGTCATCGAGGACGGCCAGGCCGACGGCTCCGTCCGCGCCGAACTCGCCGCAGCCACCACCGCCAGCGCGTTGACCTGGATGGTGGAACGAACCTGCCAGCAGAACCTGCCCGCCGAGCCGGTCTCCTACGATGCCGAGCTGGCCGCGACCCTGGCCGAAATCATCTGGAACACACTGTATCTGAAGACCGCGTCCTAGACGGCGACTAAGTCGTCGGCATGCACCGCGGGCCGGCGCAACTCATCCGGCAATTCGGAGGTGGACCGGCCCATGACGGCGGCGAGCTCCGTCGCATCGTAGGCCACCACGCCGCGGGCGACGACGACGGCGTCCGGCCCGCGCAGTTCCACCACATCGCCCCCATGGAACTGCCCCGAAACCGCGGTGATACCCGCGGCCAGCAGCGAACGGCGTTGCTGCACAACGGCACGCACGGCACCGTCGTCGAGGGTCAGCGACCCGGCCGAATCGGCGGCATGGCGCAGCCAGAATCGCCGGGCCGACATCCGTTGCGGCCGAGCGGCAAACACCGTCCCCACCGAGGCCTCGGCCAGTGCCGTCGCAGCATCGGCGGCGGCGGCCAGCAGCACCGGCACCCCGGCATCGGCGGCCAGCAGCGCCGACGACATCTTGGATGCCATTCCGCCGGTCCCCAGCGCGCTGCCGGGCCCGGCGACGACACCGGCCAGATCCGACGTCCCCGTCACCTCGGGAATGAAACGCGCCCCCTTGGCTTTTCGCGGGTCGGCGTCGTACAGCCCGTCGATGTCGGAGAGCAGCACCAACGCCTCGGCTCCTACCAGGTGGGCCACCAGCGCCGATAGGCGATCGTTGTCGCCGAACCGTATTTCGTTGGTGGCCACCGTGTCGTTCTCGTTGACGATTGCCACCGCATGCAGCGCGCGCAACCGGTCCAGCGTGCGCTGGGCGTTGGTGTGCTGGGCCCGCATCGAAATGTCCTGGGCGCTCAGCAGCACCTGACCGACGGTGCGGCCGTAACGGGAGAAGGCTGCGCTCCACGCATTGACCAGCGCGACCTGCCCGACGCTTGCCGCCGCCTGCTTGGTCGCCAAATCCTTTGGGCGACGGTTCAACCCGAGTGGTTCGATGCCGGCGGCGATCGCACCCGACGACACGATCACGACGTCGGTGCCAGCCTTCATCCGCGACTCGATCGCGTCGGCCAGCCCGGCCAGCCGCCCGGCGTCGAATACCCCGGCCGCCGTGGTCAGTGCGTTGGTTCCGACCTTGACGACCAGGCTGCGAGCGGTGCGGATTGCAGCACGATGGGTGCTCACGGCTCGCCACCGTGCTCGCGGCGCCGACGCCGGGCCTGCTTGCGCTCGGCCGCGCCGACGCGATCGGTCTGCTCCAGCCGGACATCGGTGCCCCGGCCCGTCAGCGTGACCTGCTGTCCCGCAGGCGTTTGCGGCTCCCAGTCGAAGGTCATCTCGCCGATGGTCACGGCGCACCCGGGCTGCGCACCCAGCCGCAGCAGTTCCTCCTCGACACCGAGACGCGCCAGCCGGTCGGCGAGATACCCGACCGCCTCGTCGTTGTCGAAGTTGGTCTGCCCGATCCAGCGCTCGGGGCGCGCGCCTTTGACCAGAAAACCGCCCTGTCCGTCGGGTTCGACGGTGAATCCGCTCTCGTCCACCGGCACCGGACGAATCACGGGCCGTCGCGCCACCACGGGTGGGCGCGCGGCGTTGTAGGAATCGATCATCTGCCACAGGCCAAAAATGAACGGCTGCAATCCTTCCCGGGTCACGGTCGACACCAGGAACACCGGCCAGCCGCGTTCGGCGATCTCGCCACGGACGAATTCGGCCAGCTCACGAGCCTCGGGTACGTCGATTTTGTTGAGCACCACCGCGCGGGGCCGCTCGGCCAGATCGCCTAGCGTCGCATCGCCCTGCAACGTCGGCGTGTACGCGGCGAGTTCGGCTTCCAGCGCGTCGATGTCGGAGATCGGGTCACGGCTCG from Mycobacterium shigaense includes these protein-coding regions:
- a CDS encoding SIR2 family NAD-dependent protein deacylase, producing the protein MTTRCAELPELLALLADRRIAVLTGAGMSTDSGIPDYRGPDSPPSNPMTIRQFTSDPVFRQRYWARNHVGWRHMDDTLPNAGHRALAALEDAGVVIGVITQNVDLLHTKAGSRNVINLHGTYAQVACLGCGHTMSRAALAEQLEALNPGFIECAEAIGGLAVAPDADAVVADTASFRYLDCPRCAGTLKPDIVYFGESVPKATVAEAYSLVDDAQALLVAGSSLTVFSGYRFVRHAAALGIPVAIVNRGRTRGDELATVKVDGGCSELLTLLATELTAPALR
- a CDS encoding cytochrome P450 translates to MTTTETSGRHRAYDPIDLSSRAFWSTTAADRERSFTELRAERPVSWHPPVEESLMPDPSDPGYWAVTRRDDIVTVSRDNETFISGQGVMFESIPVELLEASQSFLAMDPPRHTKLRKLAHAALSPRQVRRIEESIRANSRAIVDELRAAGSGADFVDLCAKELPIRTLSDMVGIPDSERERMAHATDALVSWADPDFLQGRPALDVIFEQQIYLHQVVGTLAAERREQPGDDLISRLVHAEVDGDRLTDAEVAAFFVLLSVAGNDTTRQTISHAMKALTDFPDQRAWLLEDFDNRIGTAVEEFIRWATPVMTFRRTATRDYELGGQTITAGDKVVMFYASGNWDTEAFDHPERFDLSRSPNPHVGFGGGGLHFCLGAHVARAQLRAIFGELLRQLPDIRAGEPAYVAGNFVHAVGAMPSTF
- a CDS encoding TetR/AcrR family transcriptional regulator, translated to MPSVTRKPLAKRENARQQRREQMERRLLDATERLMRDGASFTELSVDRLSTEAGISRASFYIYFEDKGHLLRRLAGQVFADLADSADRWWKVAGRRDPDDVRAAMTSLVANYRRHQPVLVALNEMAAYDPVVGATYRNLLTAITGRLTRVIEDGQADGSVRAELAAATTASALTWMVERTCQQNLPAEPVSYDAELAATLAEIIWNTLYLKTAS
- the proB gene encoding glutamate 5-kinase produces the protein MSTHRAAIRTARSLVVKVGTNALTTAAGVFDAGRLAGLADAIESRMKAGTDVVIVSSGAIAAGIEPLGLNRRPKDLATKQAAASVGQVALVNAWSAAFSRYGRTVGQVLLSAQDISMRAQHTNAQRTLDRLRALHAVAIVNENDTVATNEIRFGDNDRLSALVAHLVGAEALVLLSDIDGLYDADPRKAKGARFIPEVTGTSDLAGVVAGPGSALGTGGMASKMSSALLAADAGVPVLLAAAADAATALAEASVGTVFAARPQRMSARRFWLRHAADSAGSLTLDDGAVRAVVQQRRSLLAAGITAVSGQFHGGDVVELRGPDAVVVARGVVAYDATELAAVMGRSTSELPDELRRPAVHADDLVAV